The following are encoded in a window of Anaerolineales bacterium genomic DNA:
- a CDS encoding DUF1080 domain-containing protein, with protein sequence MTSADTDRGPWTSAFDGVGLSGWRASGDTTSFSVDQGKLVASGAPGTLYHAGNGDQPGFQDFELEATCQASAGAWARLFFHARSQHSPAQDGSPSVLINQADRALDGRPERCQTGSLYRVRNLFKRWIADDQPFGLRIRHQGRRTQVWLDDMLVVDTIAPLPTGSSRPSGIFGLHWQAEGGRLQIHELRVRPLAVEAEILPAPWDEIDARLARLQALGFPLIDLHLHLKGITLDQVLAHSLRTGINVGIAPNCGLVRGGLPGVTAEAFICDDAGLDRFREGVRGQPVFLGMQAEGREWVSLFSPQAMRRYDYVFTDCLTFDDPAGRRIRLWIPEEVEIENEQDFMDWYVDKIV encoded by the coding sequence GTGACCTCCGCTGACACGGATCGCGGCCCATGGACCTCCGCCTTTGACGGCGTCGGCCTGTCTGGCTGGCGCGCTTCCGGCGATACCACGTCGTTCTCGGTGGATCAAGGAAAGCTCGTCGCAAGCGGCGCTCCGGGCACGCTCTACCACGCGGGGAACGGCGATCAGCCGGGCTTCCAGGATTTCGAGCTCGAGGCAACCTGCCAGGCCTCGGCAGGCGCCTGGGCACGACTCTTCTTCCACGCCCGCAGCCAGCATAGCCCCGCCCAGGATGGCAGCCCTTCCGTTCTGATCAACCAGGCCGACCGGGCTCTCGACGGTCGGCCGGAGAGGTGCCAGACCGGCAGCCTGTACCGGGTTCGTAATCTGTTCAAGCGCTGGATCGCCGACGATCAGCCCTTTGGGCTGCGCATTCGTCATCAAGGACGACGAACCCAGGTCTGGTTGGACGACATGCTCGTCGTCGACACTATCGCCCCACTACCCACCGGGAGCAGCCGGCCCAGCGGAATCTTCGGCTTGCATTGGCAGGCAGAGGGCGGCCGATTGCAGATCCACGAGCTTCGGGTCCGCCCGCTGGCGGTGGAAGCGGAAATCCTGCCGGCACCTTGGGATGAGATCGACGCTCGCCTGGCACGCCTGCAGGCCCTCGGTTTCCCTCTCATCGATCTGCACCTCCATCTGAAGGGGATCACCCTCGATCAGGTGCTCGCCCACAGCCTGCGCACCGGCATCAATGTCGGTATTGCCCCCAATTGCGGCCTCGTGCGCGGGGGCCTTCCTGGCGTGACGGCCGAAGCCTTCATCTGCGATGATGCCGGACTCGACCGCTTCCGGGAGGGCGTGCGCGGCCAGCCGGTGTTCCTGGGCATGCAAGCCGAAGGCCGAGAATGGGTGTCGCTGTTCTCTCCCCAGGCAATGCGCCGCTACGACTACGTCTTCACCGACTGCCTGACTTTCGACGATCCTGCCGGCCGGCGCATCCGGCTGTGGATCCCGGAGGAAGTTGAGATCGAAAACGAGCAGGACTTCATGGACTGGTACGTGGACAAGATCGT
- a CDS encoding YIP1 family protein, whose protein sequence is MTQFFRTYGRLLMLNGESFEGLRRSNDGVLFAFKLFVVVGLFAGLGTLSGTRELLQTPTVAERAYQVAEGVSTWSGQLEGFVGGVAAGPALSITQWFTDLGATLESFEPPLGMQTSRVIRLIGEWLTAPLTLLAAWITALLPVLLVAKLMGAGGSLRALVAVLLVSAAPQILTVLGSFPLPEASVWSAAASVLQFVALFWGLAILVKGLSVAGGVDQRKAITILVVTGLVFYVLIPSIVLTVGGLKLWGLIQLMG, encoded by the coding sequence GTGACTCAATTCTTCCGAACCTATGGCCGCCTTCTGATGCTCAACGGCGAGTCCTTCGAAGGACTTCGGCGATCGAACGATGGCGTGCTCTTCGCCTTCAAGCTGTTCGTCGTGGTGGGCCTGTTTGCCGGCCTTGGCACTCTGAGCGGAACCCGGGAGTTGCTGCAGACACCGACGGTCGCTGAGCGGGCCTACCAGGTTGCGGAAGGCGTCAGCACCTGGTCGGGCCAACTGGAAGGGTTCGTTGGCGGCGTCGCGGCCGGGCCGGCTCTGAGCATCACCCAATGGTTCACCGACCTGGGCGCGACGCTCGAGAGCTTCGAGCCGCCACTCGGAATGCAAACCAGCCGAGTGATCCGTTTGATCGGCGAGTGGCTGACCGCGCCTCTCACCCTCCTGGCAGCGTGGATAACGGCCCTCCTGCCGGTGCTGCTCGTCGCCAAGCTGATGGGCGCGGGCGGAAGCCTGCGTGCCTTGGTTGCCGTGCTGCTGGTGTCGGCCGCGCCGCAGATCCTGACTGTGTTGGGGTCCTTCCCGCTACCCGAAGCCAGCGTTTGGAGCGCAGCAGCATCCGTGCTCCAGTTCGTGGCGCTGTTCTGGGGGCTGGCGATCCTGGTGAAGGGGTTGTCGGTTGCGGGTGGAGTGGACCAACGCAAGGCGATCACGATCCTGGTGGTCACCGGGCTGGTGTTCTACGTGCTGATCCCCTCCATCGTGCTGACGGTCGGCGGGCTCAAGCTGTGGGGCCTCATCCAGCTGATGGGTTGA
- a CDS encoding glycosyltransferase, whose protein sequence is MRLALISQTYPPMVSGVSMAVCHLAQGLAERGHQVLVLAASERGEPHTDDRQNLRIIRLRSFPTPLRVGQRWCWWHRRGLIRHLGGFRPEVVHLHDPTLGALQIPGAIRSLGLPLVITAHALPINVVHIVHAPRRLERWIESYLWRLAARRLIFFDAIITPSEYAAASYARHAGGRPIAISNGVNLQRFHPALGNTQERASVAERFGVDPSRPIILHVGRIDSEKDVDVVIRAAARAMDQVDAQLLIVGDGNARPRLVQLARELGIGDRTVFPGFLGRDDLPIVYRVATVFAISSRIEAEGIVVLEAAASGLPIVAVRATTMPDLVERPGCGYLVEPGDAGGMADRLLYLLRNPLERERLKHAALAMARLHSYEITLDQHEALYARLASRPPAELNPSAG, encoded by the coding sequence ATGCGCCTGGCCCTGATCAGCCAGACCTATCCGCCGATGGTCAGCGGCGTCTCCATGGCGGTGTGTCACCTCGCCCAGGGCCTGGCCGAACGCGGGCATCAGGTTCTTGTCCTGGCGGCAAGCGAGCGCGGCGAGCCTCACACCGATGACCGACAGAACCTCCGAATCATCCGCTTGCGCTCCTTTCCCACTCCGCTGCGCGTCGGGCAGCGTTGGTGTTGGTGGCACCGGCGAGGGCTGATTCGCCACCTGGGCGGCTTCCGCCCGGAGGTGGTCCATCTGCATGACCCGACGCTCGGGGCGCTGCAAATTCCAGGAGCCATCCGCTCGCTTGGGCTGCCATTGGTGATCACCGCCCATGCCCTACCGATCAACGTCGTTCACATCGTTCACGCCCCCCGTCGCTTGGAGCGCTGGATCGAGTCCTACCTGTGGCGCCTGGCAGCGCGGCGACTGATCTTCTTTGATGCCATCATCACCCCGTCCGAGTACGCAGCCGCAAGCTACGCCCGCCACGCCGGCGGGCGTCCGATCGCCATCAGCAATGGCGTCAATCTCCAGCGTTTCCATCCCGCCTTGGGAAACACCCAGGAGCGGGCCTCCGTGGCCGAGCGCTTCGGTGTCGACCCAAGCCGGCCGATCATCCTGCACGTCGGGCGGATCGATAGCGAGAAGGACGTTGACGTCGTGATCCGGGCAGCCGCCCGCGCCATGGATCAGGTCGATGCTCAGCTGCTCATCGTCGGAGATGGCAACGCTCGCCCGCGCTTGGTGCAGCTCGCTCGTGAACTCGGGATCGGGGATCGAACGGTCTTTCCCGGCTTCCTCGGCAGGGACGACTTGCCAATCGTCTACCGCGTAGCCACAGTGTTTGCCATCTCGTCGCGGATTGAAGCCGAAGGAATTGTCGTGCTCGAAGCCGCCGCCAGCGGTCTGCCGATCGTTGCCGTGAGGGCAACGACCATGCCGGACCTGGTCGAGCGCCCCGGTTGCGGATACCTGGTCGAGCCCGGGGATGCTGGAGGCATGGCCGACCGCCTGCTCTACCTTCTCCGCAATCCGTTGGAACGTGAGCGCTTGAAGCACGCAGCACTGGCGATGGCTCGCCTGCATTCGTACGAGATCACCCTCGACCAGCACGAGGCGCTGTACGCGCGTTTGGCCAGCCGCCCCCCGGCCGAACTCAACCCATCAGCTGGATGA
- a CDS encoding 1-acyl-sn-glycerol-3-phosphate acyltransferase, translated as MASTPPRLPDDLYPHQLDLAGARREHDDLRAGVPLGAAISPLYGMLIALLWVYRTALVRSVRVLGRENIEPGARILVSNHARVSDAFLLPFIYRRRIHSFAQEESFSLPVLGKLLKHAGQIPIRRGTGSQASLVLAGDFLAKDEHILIYPEGVLTHGVEMRRGLTGAARLCYRTRVPIQPIGVFVPEANTRVFHGRFYDRPTVGCWQFGGPAVVAIGECLWPFPLGAEAVGLREFRQATDGVMSRVRDLVEAARLALA; from the coding sequence ATCTGTATCCACACCAACTGGATCTGGCCGGCGCCCGGCGCGAGCACGACGACCTGCGGGCGGGTGTGCCGCTCGGAGCAGCGATATCTCCGCTCTACGGAATGTTGATCGCCCTGCTGTGGGTTTATCGCACAGCACTGGTCCGTTCAGTGCGAGTGCTCGGGCGGGAGAACATCGAGCCTGGGGCACGGATCCTGGTCTCGAATCACGCCCGGGTGAGCGATGCCTTCCTGCTGCCGTTCATCTATCGCCGCCGGATCCATAGCTTCGCTCAAGAGGAGAGCTTCAGCCTGCCCGTGCTCGGCAAACTACTGAAACACGCCGGGCAGATCCCCATCCGCCGCGGGACCGGCTCGCAAGCCTCCCTGGTCCTCGCCGGGGATTTCCTGGCGAAGGATGAGCACATCCTGATCTATCCTGAGGGCGTGCTGACGCATGGCGTCGAGATGCGCCGCGGCCTGACCGGCGCCGCCCGCCTTTGCTACAGAACGCGGGTTCCGATACAGCCCATCGGTGTCTTCGTGCCAGAAGCCAACACCCGCGTGTTCCACGGCCGCTTCTACGACCGGCCCACGGTCGGCTGTTGGCAGTTCGGCGGCCCGGCCGTGGTCGCCATCGGCGAATGTCTATGGCCGTTTCCGCTTGGCGCGGAGGCGGTGGGGCTGCGCGAGTTTCGGCAGGCAACCGATGGAGTGATGAGCCGGGTCCGGGATCTGGTCGAGGCCGCCCGCCTCGCCCTCGCCTGA